The following are encoded together in the Salvia hispanica cultivar TCC Black 2014 chromosome 6, UniMelb_Shisp_WGS_1.0, whole genome shotgun sequence genome:
- the LOC125191666 gene encoding L-lactate dehydrogenase A-like isoform X2, giving the protein MHKASSSSFLGPDGLDLSNSFFTPISGTAPATSPRRNTKITVVGVGNVGMAIAQTIITQDLADELTLVDANSDKLSGEVLDLQHAAAFLPRVKINASLDYTATADSDLCIVTAGARQNPGETRLNLLQRNVALFRHIVPPLAKFSPDSIILVVSNPVDVLTYVAWKLSGFPANRVLGSGTNLDSSRFRFLIADHLDVNAQDVQAYIVGEHGDSSVALWSSISVGGVPVLSFLDRQQIPYEKKTLENIHKEVVQGAYEVIRLKGYTSWAIGYSVASLARTLLRNQRRIHPVTILAKGFYGINGGDVFLSLPAQLGRRGVLGVTNVHLTDEEVEKLRNSAKTILDVQSQLGLK; this is encoded by the exons atgcacaaggcgtcctcctcctccttcctCGGCCCCGACGGCCTCGACCTCTCCAACTCCTTCTTCACCCCAATCTCCGGCACCGCCCCCGCCACCTCCCCCCGCCGCAACACCAAGATCACCGTGGTCGGCGTGGGCAACGTCGGCATGGCCATCGCCCAGACCATCATCACCCAGGACCTCGCCGACGAGCTCACCCTCGTCGACGCCAACTCCGACAAGCTCAGCGGCGAGGTCCTCGACCTCCAGCACGCCGCCGCCTTCCTCCCCCGCGTCAAG ATCAACGCCTCCCTCGACTACACCGCCACCGCCGACTCCGACCTCTGCATCGTCACCGCCGGCGCCAGGCAGAACCCCGGCGAGACCAGGCTCAATCTGCTCCAGCGCAATGTCGCGCTCTTCAGGCACATCGTGCCGCCGCTCGCCAAATTCTCGCCGGATTCGATTATTCTGGTGGTTTCTAACCCCGTCGATGTGCTCACCTATGTGGCGTGGAAGCTTTCTGGGTTTCCGGCGAATCGGGTTCTCGGGTCGGGTACCAATCTGGATTCGTCGCGGTTTCGGTTTCTGATCGCCGATCACCTTGATGTCAATGCGCAGGATGTGCAG GCCTACATCGTTGGGGAGCATGGTGATAGTTCAGTTGCACTGTGGTCAAGCATCAGCGTGGGAGGCGTACCGGTTCTAAGCTTTCTAGATAGACAACAAATTCCCTACGAGAAGAAAACGCTTGAAAACATACACAAAGAGGTTGTGCAAGGTGCCTACGAGGTCATACGTTTGAAGGGCTACACTTCTTGGGCAATAGGCTACTCAGTTGCAAGCTTGGCTCGTACGTTATTGAGGAACCAGAGAAGGATTCATCCCGTCACTATTCTTGCAAAGGGTTTCTACGGTATCAATGGAGGTGATGTGTTCCTCAGCCTTCCAGCTCAGCTTGGCCGGAGGGGTGTCTTGGGCGTCACCAACGTGCATCTTACTGATGAGGAGGTAGAGAAACTCAGGAACTCGGCTAAGACCATTCTTGATGTCCAGAGCCAGTTGGGGTTAAAATGA
- the LOC125191666 gene encoding L-lactate dehydrogenase A-like isoform X1, whose product MHKASSSSFLGPDGLDLSNSFFTPISGTAPATSPRRNTKITVVGVGNVGMAIAQTIITQDLADELTLVDANSDKLSGEVLDLQHAAAFLPRVKINASLDYTATADSDLCIVTAGARQNPGETRLNLLQRNVALFRHIVPPLAKFSPDSIILVVSNPVDVLTYVAWKLSGFPANRVLGSGTNLDSSRFRFLIADHLDVNAQDVQAYIVGEHGDSSVALWSSISVGGVPVLSFLDRQQIPYEKKTLENIHKEVVQGAYEVIRLKGYTSWAIGYSVASLARTLLRNQRRIHPVTILAKGFYGINGGDVFLSLPAQLGRRGVLGVTNVHLTDEEVEKLRNSAKTILDVQSQLGLK is encoded by the exons atgcacaaggcgtcctcctcctccttcctCGGCCCCGACGGCCTCGACCTCTCCAACTCCTTCTTCACCCCAATCTCCGGCACCGCCCCCGCCACCTCCCCCCGCCGCAACACCAAGATCACCGTGGTCGGCGTGGGCAACGTCGGCATGGCCATCGCCCAGACCATCATCACCCAGGACCTCGCCGACGAGCTCACCCTCGTCGACGCCAACTCCGACAAGCTCAGCGGCGAGGTCCTCGACCTCCAGCACGCCGCCGCCTTCCTCCCCCGCGTCAAGATCAACGCCTCCCTCGACTACACCGCCACCGCCGACTCCGACCTCTGCATCGTCACCGCCGGCGCCAGGCAGAACCCCGGCGAGACCAGGCTCAATCTGCTCCAGCGCAATGTCGCGCTCTTCAGGCACATCGTGCCGCCGCTCGCCAAATTCTCGCCGGATTCGATTATTCTGGTGGTTTCTAACCCCGTCGATGTGCTCACCTATGTGGCGTGGAAGCTTTCTGGGTTTCCGGCGAATCGGGTTCTCGGGTCGGGTACCAATCTGGATTCGTCGCGGTTTCGGTTTCTGATCGCCGATCACCTTGATGTCAATGCGCAGGATGTGCAG GCCTACATCGTTGGGGAGCATGGTGATAGTTCAGTTGCACTGTGGTCAAGCATCAGCGTGGGAGGCGTACCGGTTCTAAGCTTTCTAGATAGACAACAAATTCCCTACGAGAAGAAAACGCTTGAAAACATACACAAAGAGGTTGTGCAAGGTGCCTACGAGGTCATACGTTTGAAGGGCTACACTTCTTGGGCAATAGGCTACTCAGTTGCAAGCTTGGCTCGTACGTTATTGAGGAACCAGAGAAGGATTCATCCCGTCACTATTCTTGCAAAGGGTTTCTACGGTATCAATGGAGGTGATGTGTTCCTCAGCCTTCCAGCTCAGCTTGGCCGGAGGGGTGTCTTGGGCGTCACCAACGTGCATCTTACTGATGAGGAGGTAGAGAAACTCAGGAACTCGGCTAAGACCATTCTTGATGTCCAGAGCCAGTTGGGGTTAAAATGA
- the LOC125192650 gene encoding 14 kDa proline-rich protein DC2.15-like, protein MGSKKTTSVALFLVINLVFFTLSSACGSCPTPKPKPPPPLPKSTPCPPTPATPSKSTCPRDTLKLGVCANLLGGLIGATIGTPPRVPCCTLIEGLADVEAAVCLCTALKANVLGINLNVPISLSLLLNVCSKKVPSGFQCA, encoded by the coding sequence ATGGGTTCCAAGAAAACCACATCAGTTGCCCTTTTCCTAGTGATAAACCTTGTATTCTTCACTCTTTCTAGTGCATGTGGATCTTGCCCTACTCCCAAACCAAAGCCGCCACCACCATTGCCTAAGTCGACCCCATGCCCTCCCACACCCGCCACCCCGAGCAAGTCTACTTGCCCTAGGGATACCCTAAAACTAGGTGTTTGTGCTAATTTGCTTGGTGGATTGATTGGTGCAACCATTGGTACTCCTCCGAGAGTTCCATGCTGCACCCTCATCGAAGGGCTGGCCGATGTCGAAGCAGCCGTGTGCCTCTGCACTGCCCTCAAGGCCAACGTTTTGGGAATCAACCTTAACGTCCCCATTTCTCTTAGTTTGCTTCTCAATGTTTGCTCCAAAAAGGTTCCATCCGGCTTCCAATGTGCctaa